In a single window of the Elaeis guineensis isolate ETL-2024a chromosome 4, EG11, whole genome shotgun sequence genome:
- the LOC105043487 gene encoding homeobox-leucine zipper protein HOX6: protein MDPFLDKSRSDKKRRFSEEQIKSLESIFQSQAKLEPRKKLQLAKELGLQPRQVAIWFQNKRARWKSKQLEREYAALKADHDTLLSNVESLKKEKQILIKQMQKLTELLKKPTEESSNDDDSDGGDRTRIDDARPCFLVRSGDEEKKPSFFNQEEPDCLYVGEPEGGFLTSVGKPCDFNCNSGSPEQCCATASEWWEFWPLTE from the exons ATGGATCCCTTTCTCGACAAGTCGAGGAGCGACAAGAAGAGGAGGTTCAGCGAAGAGCAGATCAAGTCCCTCGAATCCATTTTCCAGTCCCAAGCTAAGCTCGAGCCCCGGAAGAAGCTGCAGCTGGCCAAGGAGCTCGGCCTCCAGCCTCGCCAGGTTGCCATATGGTTCCAGAACAAGCGAGCCCGGTGGAAGTCCAAGCAGCTCGAGAGAGAGTACGCCGCCCTCAAAGCCGACCATGACACCTTGCTCTCCAACGTGGAGTCCCTCAAGAAAGAGAAGCAAATTCTCATCAAACAG ATGCAAAAGCTGACCGAATTGCTGAAGAAGCCAACAGAAGAGAGCAGCAACGACGACGATTCGGACGGCGGCGATCGCACCCGCATAGATGATGCAAGGCCCTGCTTTTTGGTGCGTTCGGGTGATGAAGAGAAGAAGCCCAGCTTTTTCAATCAGGAAGAACCGGACTGCTTATACGTGGGCGAACCTGAGGGTGGCTTCCTGACATCGGTCGGGAAACCGTGCGATTTCAACTGCAATAGTGGTTCTCCAGAGCAGTGCTGTGCCACTGCTTCTGAGTGGTGGGAGTTTTGGCCGTTGACAGAATAG